One genomic region from Halobacteriovorax vibrionivorans encodes:
- a CDS encoding ABC1 kinase family protein yields MGLITTSFKITKTIRNISRLREIATVFAKNGLDEFISQNVLNIIPNFVFPKKSEKIKQLPEHDNSWGDVMGYRLKLCFEELGPAFVKFGQLLSTREDIFDEDFIKHMKKLRDQVKPLPFSSVKDEAERSLGKKVEEIFKSIEDKPIGTASIGLVYKAELLTGEKVVLKVKRPKIDRLIETDLSILIFLANQAERATDEIKFLGFSNVLEDFSYSLQSELNFNVEALNCQKLKKVIAKYDEKEIFYLPKVYNEYTSEDLLVMELIEGISFSDSVEIKKHISRLEPKIDESLSIFMRCFLNEGFFHADLHGGNFFFLENDQIALIDFGLVGSLSKTGRQNFIAIIYAILTQNFENLVYEFLDVAIYNDVPDVDKLIVDIKNAIGPQIGLTIQQTNFALIIRSIITTLREHHIFLPREWFVVFRALITLDGVGKSLDLDFDIFNLLEGDINEIIQESFSTESFVEDGMWIAKDLLGASRVIPRHFKWFLKEFSKNNYAIKVRHKGIWKPILSVASSVRLLSFYILGGILFFAGKSFVSQHYLTNRDLLDYPTITLVLWAASLFSIGYGSLRHR; encoded by the coding sequence GTGGGGCTAATTACAACTAGTTTTAAGATTACTAAAACCATTAGAAATATCTCTCGATTACGAGAGATTGCAACAGTTTTTGCTAAGAATGGACTAGATGAATTTATTTCACAGAATGTTCTAAATATTATTCCAAATTTTGTATTTCCTAAAAAAAGTGAAAAAATAAAACAATTACCAGAACATGATAATTCTTGGGGCGATGTTATGGGATATCGCCTGAAATTGTGTTTTGAAGAGTTAGGACCTGCATTTGTTAAATTTGGACAACTATTAAGTACACGTGAAGATATATTTGATGAAGACTTTATCAAACATATGAAAAAGCTTCGCGATCAAGTTAAGCCTCTGCCTTTTTCAAGTGTAAAGGATGAAGCCGAAAGGTCTCTTGGAAAGAAAGTAGAGGAGATATTTAAGTCAATAGAAGATAAACCAATTGGTACGGCCTCTATTGGTCTCGTCTATAAAGCTGAGCTTTTAACAGGCGAAAAAGTTGTTTTAAAAGTTAAAAGACCAAAAATTGATAGGCTAATCGAAACAGATCTTTCAATTCTTATTTTTCTGGCCAATCAAGCAGAAAGAGCAACAGATGAAATTAAGTTTCTGGGCTTCTCTAATGTCTTAGAAGATTTTTCATATTCATTACAAAGTGAATTAAACTTTAATGTTGAGGCCTTGAACTGTCAGAAGCTTAAGAAAGTTATTGCTAAATATGATGAGAAAGAAATTTTCTATCTTCCAAAAGTTTATAACGAGTACACATCTGAAGATCTCCTTGTGATGGAGTTAATAGAGGGAATCTCTTTTAGTGATTCAGTTGAAATAAAGAAGCATATCTCTCGTTTAGAACCAAAAATAGATGAAAGTTTAAGTATCTTTATGCGTTGTTTTCTTAACGAAGGATTCTTTCATGCTGATCTTCATGGTGGGAATTTCTTCTTTTTAGAAAATGATCAAATTGCACTGATTGATTTTGGACTAGTTGGGAGCTTATCAAAAACAGGCCGTCAGAACTTTATTGCAATTATTTATGCTATCTTAACGCAGAATTTTGAAAATCTCGTTTATGAGTTTTTAGATGTCGCTATTTATAATGATGTGCCAGATGTTGATAAATTAATTGTCGATATAAAGAATGCAATTGGTCCTCAGATTGGATTAACAATTCAGCAAACAAACTTTGCTCTTATCATTCGTTCCATAATTACAACTTTAAGAGAACATCATATCTTTTTACCAAGAGAGTGGTTTGTCGTCTTCCGAGCATTAATAACTTTAGATGGTGTAGGGAAGTCATTAGATCTTGATTTTGATATCTTTAATCTTTTAGAGGGAGATATTAATGAGATCATTCAAGAAAGCTTCTCAACAGAAAGTTTTGTTGAAGATGGGATGTGGATCGCAAAAGATCTTTTAGGAGCTTCGCGAGTGATACCACGTCACTTCAAATGGTTTTTAAAAGAGTTCTCTAAAAATAATTACGCAATTAAAGTTAGACATAAAGGAATTTGGAAACCAATTCTATCTGTTGCTAGTTCAGTACGCCTTTTGTCATTTTACATACTAGGTGGAATTCTTTTTTTTGCAGGTAAAAGTTTTGTGTCCCAACATTATTTAACAAATCGTGACCTCTTAGATTATCCAACGATTACGTTAGTTTTATGGGCCGCTTCATTATTTTCAATTGGCTACGGTTCACTAAGGCATCGATAA